The following are from one region of the Pelagibius sp. CAU 1746 genome:
- a CDS encoding AbrB family transcriptional regulator → MAKQARPITKPTRSWPPLHKILLALAIGASGGWVADYFQVPLAWMLGAMLSTTVAAMAGLPVALPVLFRLAMMAVLGVMLGSGFAPEILDRLGDWTISLIGLAAYTALATGAVALFLRKVAGYDPITAYFSAAPGGLSEMVLAGAQNGGDERVISLTHTSRILLVVLALPFLMQITFGYTPGPRTSAGIPLVDAQLFDMLVLTFCGVAGFMLARLARLPAAAVLGPMFLSAAFHMSGLTEAKPPTELVAAAQVVVGTTIGCRFAGVSMKLVGHTILASIGSTVILVAGGLLFAVALHPVTGLPTIGIFLAYAPGGVAEMSLIALALSIDAALVATHHIVRIFLIVVCTPLVFRLLPARLIGRRGVPAPGED, encoded by the coding sequence ATGGCGAAGCAGGCCCGACCGATCACGAAGCCGACGCGGAGCTGGCCGCCGCTCCACAAAATTTTGCTGGCGCTGGCGATCGGCGCCAGCGGCGGCTGGGTCGCCGATTACTTTCAGGTGCCGCTGGCCTGGATGCTGGGCGCCATGCTCAGCACCACCGTGGCCGCCATGGCCGGCCTGCCGGTCGCGCTGCCCGTCCTCTTCCGCCTCGCCATGATGGCGGTCCTGGGGGTGATGCTGGGCAGCGGCTTCGCACCGGAAATCCTCGACCGGCTGGGGGATTGGACCATCTCGCTGATCGGTCTTGCCGCCTACACCGCGCTGGCGACAGGAGCGGTCGCCCTCTTCCTGCGCAAAGTCGCCGGCTACGATCCGATCACCGCGTATTTCTCGGCAGCGCCGGGCGGCCTCTCCGAAATGGTGTTGGCCGGCGCCCAGAATGGCGGTGACGAGAGGGTCATCTCCCTCACCCATACTTCGCGCATCCTGCTGGTGGTGCTGGCCCTGCCCTTCCTGATGCAGATCACCTTCGGCTACACTCCGGGCCCGCGGACCAGTGCCGGCATCCCGCTGGTCGACGCCCAGCTCTTCGACATGCTGGTTCTCACCTTCTGCGGCGTTGCCGGCTTCATGCTGGCCCGGTTGGCGCGCCTGCCGGCCGCCGCCGTCCTCGGCCCCATGTTTCTTTCCGCCGCCTTCCACATGAGCGGCCTTACCGAAGCCAAGCCGCCGACCGAACTGGTCGCCGCCGCGCAGGTCGTGGTCGGCACCACAATCGGTTGCCGCTTCGCCGGCGTGAGCATGAAGCTGGTCGGGCACACGATCCTGGCCTCGATCGGCAGCACCGTCATTCTGGTGGCCGGAGGACTGCTCTTCGCCGTGGCGCTGCACCCGGTCACCGGCCTGCCCACCATCGGCATCTTCCTGGCCTATGCCCCGGGCGGCGTCGCCGAGATGAGCCTCATCGCCCTGGCCCTGTCGATCGATGCGGCGCTGGTGGCGACCCATCACATCGTGCGGATCTTCCTCATCGTGGTGTGCACGCCGCTGGTCTTCCGGCTGCTGCCGGCACGCCTGATCGGCCGCCGCGGCGTGCCCGCGCCTGGCGAGGACTGA
- a CDS encoding HAD family phosphatase, with protein sequence MVESAAGDSVAREPVEAVVFDVGGVLIDWDPRHLYRKLFDDAEAMERFLSEVCTQSWNEQVDVGRPTAEITEELSREHPDKRPLIESYYARFSEMIAGPIDGSVTILERLHRHGLPLFVLSNFSAEIFPPTRRRFSFFERFAGFVISGSEGIKKPDRRIYELLIRRFGLRPSRTLFIDDRADNAEAARNAGWQALHFHSPAQLARDLAALGLPVPSPAH encoded by the coding sequence GTGGTTGAGAGCGCGGCCGGAGACAGCGTCGCACGGGAGCCCGTCGAGGCTGTCGTCTTCGATGTCGGCGGCGTGCTGATCGACTGGGATCCCCGGCACCTCTACCGCAAGCTTTTCGACGACGCCGAGGCCATGGAGCGGTTCCTGTCGGAGGTCTGCACCCAGAGCTGGAACGAACAGGTGGACGTGGGCCGCCCGACGGCGGAGATCACCGAAGAGCTGAGCCGCGAGCATCCCGACAAGCGTCCGCTGATCGAGAGCTACTACGCACGCTTCTCCGAGATGATCGCCGGCCCGATCGACGGCAGCGTCACCATCTTGGAACGCCTGCACCGCCACGGCCTGCCGCTGTTCGTGCTGTCCAATTTCTCGGCCGAGATTTTTCCGCCGACCCGCCGGCGCTTCTCCTTCTTCGAGCGCTTCGCCGGGTTCGTCATCTCCGGCAGCGAGGGTATCAAGAAGCCCGATCGCCGCATCTACGAGTTGCTGATCCGGCGCTTCGGGCTGCGGCCGTCGCGCACGCTTTTCATCGACGACCGTGCCGACAACGCCGAGGCCGCCCGCAATGCCGGCTGGCAGGCGCTGCACTTCCATTCGCCCGCGCAACTGGCTCGCGACCTTGCGGCGCTCGGACTGCCCGTCCCCAGCCCGGCCCATTGA
- the argE gene encoding acetylornithine deacetylase, with protein MSDPLKADNPAIRPETRAMIERLIAFDTTSRNSNLELIHYVRDYLADLGVTASLVHDAEGRKANLYATLGPADRPGIALSGHTDVVPIDDQDWTRDPWRVSEGDGRLFGRGTCDMKSFIAVALAHAPRFLEAGLQTPVHLCFSYDEEVGCKGVPSLLDFLASQPVKPAMCVVGEPTDMKVVTGHKGKRSVCCRVRGKEAHSSLAPYGVNAVVAAARVVGYLADMADRKAADGPFDADFDVPHTTIHTGTIEGGTQLNIVPGHCRFEFEFRYLPQDDPETLLGEVKRFAEETVAPAMRKIDPATGFSWEELSSFPGLDLAPDAEVVELAKALSGGNDTGKVAFGTEAGLFDQRGIPTVVCGPGSIDQAHKPDEFVTLEQVALCERFMDRLEERLRG; from the coding sequence GTGTCCGATCCCCTGAAAGCCGACAACCCGGCCATCAGGCCCGAAACCCGCGCCATGATCGAACGTCTCATCGCGTTCGACACCACGAGCCGCAACTCCAATCTGGAGCTGATACACTACGTGCGCGACTACCTGGCCGACCTTGGGGTCACGGCCAGCCTGGTGCATGACGCCGAGGGACGGAAGGCCAACCTCTACGCCACCTTGGGACCCGCCGACCGGCCCGGTATCGCGCTGTCCGGCCACACCGACGTGGTGCCTATCGACGATCAGGATTGGACCCGCGACCCCTGGCGGGTCAGCGAAGGCGACGGCCGCCTTTTCGGGCGCGGCACCTGCGACATGAAGTCCTTCATCGCCGTGGCCCTGGCCCATGCGCCGCGCTTCCTGGAAGCCGGGCTGCAGACCCCGGTCCACCTCTGCTTCTCCTACGACGAGGAAGTCGGCTGCAAGGGCGTGCCCAGCCTGCTGGACTTCCTGGCGAGCCAGCCGGTCAAGCCGGCCATGTGCGTGGTGGGAGAGCCGACGGACATGAAGGTGGTCACAGGCCACAAAGGCAAGCGCTCGGTCTGCTGCCGCGTGCGCGGCAAGGAGGCCCACTCCTCGCTCGCCCCCTACGGCGTGAACGCCGTCGTCGCCGCCGCGCGAGTCGTCGGTTACCTGGCCGACATGGCCGACCGCAAGGCCGCGGATGGCCCCTTCGACGCCGACTTCGACGTGCCTCATACCACCATCCACACCGGCACCATCGAGGGCGGCACGCAGCTCAACATCGTGCCCGGCCACTGCCGCTTCGAGTTCGAGTTCCGCTACCTGCCGCAGGACGACCCCGAGACCCTGCTGGGCGAGGTGAAGCGCTTCGCCGAGGAAACCGTCGCTCCGGCGATGCGGAAGATCGATCCGGCCACGGGCTTCTCCTGGGAGGAGCTCTCCAGCTTCCCCGGCCTCGATCTCGCGCCGGACGCGGAGGTGGTGGAACTGGCCAAGGCGCTTTCCGGGGGCAACGACACCGGCAAGGTCGCTTTCGGCACCGAGGCCGGCCTCTTCGATCAGCGCGGCATTCCGACGGTGGTCTGCGGGCCCGGCTCCATCGACCAGGCGCACAAACCGGACGAATTCGTCACCCTGGAGCAAGTGGCCCTCTGCGAGCGTTTCATGGACCGTCTGGAGGAACGCCTGCGTGGTTGA
- a CDS encoding transcriptional regulator GcvA — protein sequence MARKLPPLNALRAFEAAARRLSFTKAAGELHVTQAAISHQVKTLEEHLGLQLFRRLNRRLVLTEAGQRYLPVLRDAFDSIAEGTRRLHQHEDSGALHISVVPSFAAKWLLPRLSRFRERHPDIDVMVSANNTLVDFADGVFEMGIRYGPGNYPGLRSDLLLSDEVFPICSPKLLAGAHPLKSPHDLRHHTLLHDEVSRHDESPDWRSWLQAAGIEGIDWRRGPGFSDSSMVIEAAAAGQGVALGHRWLAAADLESGRIVMPFGPVVPSRFVYYVVSPPALAERRRVRLFREWLMEEAERTGADPVPLSS from the coding sequence ATGGCCAGAAAACTCCCGCCTTTGAACGCCCTGCGTGCCTTCGAGGCCGCGGCGCGCCGCCTTTCCTTCACCAAGGCTGCCGGTGAGCTGCACGTCACTCAGGCGGCCATCAGCCACCAGGTGAAGACCCTGGAGGAGCATCTCGGCCTGCAACTCTTCCGCCGCCTCAACCGACGCCTGGTGCTGACCGAGGCCGGACAGCGCTACCTGCCGGTGCTGCGCGACGCTTTCGACTCCATCGCCGAGGGCACCCGGCGCCTGCACCAGCATGAGGACAGCGGCGCCCTGCACATCAGCGTCGTGCCGTCCTTCGCGGCCAAGTGGCTGCTGCCGCGCCTGTCGCGCTTCCGCGAACGCCATCCGGACATCGACGTCATGGTTTCGGCCAACAACACCCTGGTCGATTTCGCCGACGGCGTGTTCGAGATGGGAATCCGCTACGGTCCGGGAAATTATCCGGGCCTGCGCAGCGACCTGCTGTTGAGCGACGAAGTCTTTCCGATCTGCAGTCCCAAGCTGCTGGCCGGGGCGCACCCGCTGAAGTCGCCTCACGACCTGCGCCACCACACCCTGCTGCACGACGAGGTCTCGCGCCACGACGAGAGTCCGGACTGGCGGAGCTGGCTGCAGGCGGCGGGGATCGAGGGGATCGACTGGCGCCGCGGCCCGGGCTTCAGCGACTCTTCCATGGTGATCGAGGCCGCGGCCGCCGGTCAGGGGGTCGCCCTCGGGCACCGTTGGCTGGCCGCCGCGGACCTGGAAAGCGGCCGCATCGTCATGCCCTTCGGGCCGGTCGTCCCCTCCAGGTTCGTTTACTACGTGGTCTCACCGCCAGCCCTCGCCGAGCGCCGCCGGGTGCGTCTGTTCCGCGAGTGGTTGATGGAGGAAGCCGAGAGGACTGGCGCCGATCCCGTCCCTCTGTCATCATAG
- a CDS encoding DUF1127 domain-containing protein: MQQTAFRKTPQGLPAALALAGGLAGALLRVPACLFAVMVCWQHQAEERARLRKLTDIQLHDIGLTRIEVEVMARKPVWSRCV, encoded by the coding sequence ATGCAACAGACAGCTTTCCGCAAGACGCCGCAGGGTTTGCCGGCCGCTTTGGCGCTCGCCGGGGGACTGGCCGGGGCTCTGTTGCGGGTTCCGGCGTGCCTCTTTGCCGTCATGGTTTGCTGGCAACACCAGGCTGAAGAGCGTGCCCGCCTGCGCAAGCTCACGGATATCCAGTTGCACGACATCGGCCTGACCCGCATCGAGGTCGAGGTCATGGCGCGCAAGCCCGTCTGGTCGCGCTGCGTCTGA
- a CDS encoding NAD kinase: MSRRSFALVASDTPEAAEAKARLEARYETADVDKAEVIVALGGDGFMLETLHRFMERAVPIYGMNCGTIGFLMNQFTEDGLADRVAAAQPVTLHPLRMSADTVDGKTSEALAINEVSLLRESRQAAKVGISIDGVMRMEELVCDGVLLATPAGSTAYNLSAHGPIVPIGAQLLALTPISAFRPRRWRGALLPARAEVIFEVHEAAKRPVSATADFTEVRDVLRVTVREDQSVDLNLLFDPEHNLEERIIKEQFQP; this comes from the coding sequence ATGAGTCGTCGAAGTTTCGCGCTGGTCGCCAGCGATACCCCCGAAGCCGCGGAGGCCAAGGCACGCCTGGAAGCGCGCTACGAGACCGCCGACGTGGATAAGGCGGAGGTCATCGTCGCCCTGGGCGGTGACGGTTTCATGCTGGAGACCCTGCACCGCTTCATGGAGCGGGCGGTGCCCATCTACGGCATGAACTGCGGCACCATCGGCTTCCTGATGAATCAGTTCACCGAAGACGGCTTGGCCGACCGCGTCGCCGCGGCCCAGCCGGTTACCCTGCACCCCTTGCGCATGAGCGCCGACACGGTAGACGGCAAGACCAGCGAGGCTTTGGCCATCAACGAGGTCTCCCTGCTGCGCGAAAGCCGGCAGGCCGCCAAGGTCGGCATCTCCATCGACGGGGTGATGCGTATGGAGGAACTGGTCTGCGACGGCGTCCTGCTGGCGACGCCGGCGGGCAGCACCGCCTATAACCTCTCCGCGCATGGTCCCATCGTGCCCATCGGCGCCCAGTTGCTGGCCCTGACCCCGATCAGCGCCTTCCGGCCCCGGCGCTGGCGCGGCGCCCTGCTGCCGGCCCGCGCCGAAGTGATCTTCGAGGTCCACGAGGCCGCCAAGCGGCCGGTCAGTGCCACCGCGGATTTCACCGAGGTCCGCGACGTGCTGCGCGTCACCGTACGCGAGGACCAGAGCGTCGACCTCAATCTGCTGTTCGACCCCGAGCACAATCTCGAGGAACGGATCATCAAGGAACAGTTCCAGCCCTGA
- a CDS encoding molybdopterin-guanine dinucleotide biosynthesis protein A, with amino-acid sequence MGNWYRRVLPALAAVVVFSLAAGALAEDRHEGFYYPELTSSEVYKARSFTSPEASRKARIAFVTGITNEQNKAPYPPQAAIFAKGSDAEKLIIVALEDGRIDTIYRARAIFAQMTAVARLLPVFAQLGVEDFFTFFDLAKMLGFQQITISNGRDFAHQIEIQ; translated from the coding sequence ATGGGAAACTGGTATCGGCGGGTGCTGCCGGCGCTGGCGGCGGTTGTTGTTTTCAGCCTGGCGGCCGGGGCCCTGGCGGAAGACCGCCATGAGGGCTTCTATTATCCGGAACTGACCTCCTCGGAGGTCTACAAGGCGCGCTCCTTCACCAGCCCGGAGGCCTCGCGCAAGGCACGGATCGCCTTCGTCACCGGCATCACCAACGAGCAGAACAAGGCGCCCTATCCGCCGCAAGCGGCCATCTTCGCCAAAGGTTCCGACGCCGAGAAGCTGATCATCGTGGCGCTGGAGGACGGGCGTATCGATACCATTTACCGTGCCCGCGCGATCTTCGCGCAGATGACCGCGGTGGCGCGGTTGCTGCCGGTCTTCGCCCAGTTGGGCGTGGAAGACTTCTTCACCTTCTTCGACCTGGCGAAGATGCTCGGCTTCCAGCAGATCACCATCTCCAACGGCCGCGATTTCGCCCACCAGATCGAAATTCAGTAA
- a CDS encoding LysR family transcriptional regulator, which translates to MTIPLNWADLRVVLALARGGSLSAAAQSLGIDQTTVSRRLDAVEAALRGRLFLRERGRLTLTALGETARGAAERMEASALALEAAAGESGETVIGRVRITAVPILVNQLIVPRVPALLRRHPALAIDANADSRNLSLSRRETDVALRFARPESGSGLCRRIGALSFSIYAAKGTSPEALPWVTYEERFLHYPQARWVADHVAPEDLSRLRINDAEGLAQAVRSGLGRGVLPDFMAAGDPALQRVSETPVLHRGLWLLVHPDLRKLPRVAAVIDWLAALPGQLHAEVR; encoded by the coding sequence ATGACGATCCCGCTGAACTGGGCCGACCTGCGGGTGGTGCTGGCGCTGGCACGCGGCGGCAGCCTCTCGGCGGCGGCGCAGAGCCTGGGCATCGACCAGACCACCGTCAGCCGGCGCCTGGACGCGGTGGAAGCCGCCCTGCGGGGACGCCTCTTCCTGCGCGAGCGGGGCCGCCTCACCCTCACCGCGCTGGGCGAGACGGCGCGCGGCGCCGCCGAGCGCATGGAGGCTTCGGCGCTCGCCCTGGAAGCCGCCGCCGGGGAGTCGGGGGAAACGGTCATCGGACGCGTGCGCATCACCGCCGTGCCCATTCTGGTGAATCAGCTCATCGTGCCGCGTGTGCCGGCGCTGCTGCGGCGCCATCCGGCGCTGGCCATCGACGCCAACGCCGACTCGCGCAACCTCAGCCTCAGCCGGCGCGAGACCGACGTCGCCCTGCGCTTCGCCCGGCCGGAGAGCGGCAGCGGCCTCTGCCGCCGGATCGGCGCCCTCTCCTTCTCGATCTACGCCGCCAAGGGAACGTCGCCGGAGGCCCTGCCCTGGGTCACCTACGAAGAGCGCTTTCTGCACTATCCGCAGGCGCGCTGGGTGGCCGACCATGTCGCGCCGGAGGATCTCTCGCGGCTGCGCATCAACGATGCCGAGGGGCTGGCGCAGGCAGTGCGCTCCGGCCTCGGCCGCGGCGTGCTGCCGGACTTCATGGCGGCCGGCGATCCGGCCTTGCAGCGGGTGTCGGAAACGCCGGTGCTGCACCGCGGCCTCTGGCTGCTGGTACATCCGGACCTGCGCAAGCTGCCACGGGTGGCGGCGGTCATAGACTGGCTCGCCGCCTTGCCCGGCCAACTGCACGCAGAGGTGCGGTAA